One Cryptomeria japonica chromosome 9, Sugi_1.0, whole genome shotgun sequence genomic window carries:
- the LOC131071661 gene encoding UDP-glucuronic acid decarboxylase 6, which produces MAADSSNANETNASQTVHRPPPLPSPLRYSKFSQAKLRILVTGGAGFIGSHLVDRLMEAGNNEVIVADNFFTGSKDNLRKWIGHPNFELIRHDVTETLLVEVDQIYHLACPASPIFYKYNPVKTIKTNVIGTLNMLGLAKRVGARILLTSTSEVYGDPLEHPQKEEYWGNVNPIGVRSCYDEGKRVAETLMFDYHRQHGLEIRIARIFNTYGPRMNIDDGRVVSNFIAQALRGEELTVQAPGTQTRSFCYVSDMVDGLIRLMEGANTGPINIGNPGEFTMLELAETVKELIEPSARIKMTENTPDDPRKRKPDITKAKTLLGWEPKVTLREGLPLMAEDFRQRLNVPKKS; this is translated from the exons ATGGCTGCTGATTCATCAAATGCAAATGAAACAAATGCTTCTCAGACGGTGCATAGACCTCCTCCATTGCCCTCTCCCTTAAGATATTCAAAATTCTCACAG GCAAAGCTGCGAATTCTGGTGACTGGAGGAGCTGGATTCATTGGATCTCATTTGGTAGATCGGTTGATGGAAGCTGGAAACAATGAG GTGATTGTTGCTGATAACTTTTTCACTGGATCAAAAGATAACCTCCGGAAATGGATAGGACACCCAAATTTTGAACTCATCCGTCATG ATGTAACCGAGACCTTGTTGGTAGAGGTGGATCAGATATATCATTTAGCTTGTCCAGCATCTCCTATCTTCTACAAATACAATCCTGTGAAG ACAATAAAGACTAATGTGATTGGCACATTGAATATGCTGGGACTTGCCAAGCGAGTTGGAGCAAG AATTCTGTTGACCTCAACTTCTGAAGTCTACGGCGATCCTCTTGAGCATCCACAAAAGGAGGAATATTGGGGTAATGTTAACCCAATTG GAGTAAGAAGTTGCTATGATGAAGGAAAGCGTGTTGCAGAAACTTTGATGTTTGACTATCATAGGCAGCATGGTTTAG AGATCCGCATTGCTCGAATATTCAATACATATGGTCCACGCATGAACATTGATGATGGACGTGTTGTTAGCAATTTCATTGCCCAAGCACTGAG AGGTGAAGAACTGACAGTGCAAGCTCCTGGAACTCAGACTCGCAGTTTTTGCTATGTTTCAGACATG GTTGATGGGCTTATTAGGCTTATGGAAGGGGCTAATACTGGACCGATTAATATTGGGAATCCAG GGGAATTCACAATGTTGGAACTTGCTGAAACCGTGAAGGAG CTTATAGAGCCTTCTGCTCGTATAAAGATGACTGAAAACACTCCTGATGATCCTAGAAAGAGGAAGCCTGACATAACAAAGGCAAAAACACTTCTAGGATGGGAACCCAAG GTCACTCTACGTGAAGGCCTTCCCCTCATGGCTGAAGACTTCCGTCAGCGGCTAAATGTCCCAAAGAAATCATAA